A DNA window from Calliphora vicina chromosome 1, idCalVici1.1, whole genome shotgun sequence contains the following coding sequences:
- the LOC135963383 gene encoding uncharacterized protein LOC135963383: MERLRIIRMFPTCFLVVIILVLNFKLIRTKSNDPAIGRCPNGYIFNTDGLCYPKEISINRCPEGYILNTDGLCYPKESSINKCPEGYILYSDGLCYPIVTKPCPFDKANESNASLSTTIATPIAKTTYSPVELKELRCPQGSIMIKNKCRKIICTLGEYYRGTCLNPVCPFGLVWRGKKCQEPGYLTTVIEIDNDFVNEVNEKPIALALNQKNQVIYHTSTTTTTHKPSTTRFMHLNKTTIRPSFITKSTTASDVCCKVFTPRICKLYEGKWLCFNRKYQRCDRRICSSPVIYLKAPEIKHEPPILVMSPNPQLTSCETDDCRNNSNVDCSGCPTLRSENCSPYCYRSICSNATCTFMDLNEYCSYYPGQNGCLPNDGCLWNWCKANTYKIKQAK, translated from the exons ATGGAAAGATTACGTATTATTCGAATGTTTCCGACGTGTTttcttgttgttattattttggttctaaactttaaattaattcggACAAAAAGTAATGACCCA gcAATCGGAAGATGTCCGAACGGATATATTTTTAACACGGACGGATTATGCTATCcaaaagaaatttcaattaataGATGTCCAGAGGGATATATTCTAAACACGGACGGCTTGTGCTATCCAAAAGAAAGTTCGATTAATAAATGTCCAGAAGGATATATTCTTTACTCGGATGGATTATGCTATCCAATAGTAACGAAGCCATGTCCGTTTGATAAAGCAAATGAATCGAATGCATCATTGTCAACAACCATTGCTACTCCTATTGCAAAAACAACGTATTCGCCCGTTGAACTAAAGGAATTGCGTTGTCCCCAGGGTTCaattatgattaaaaataaatgccGTAAAATTATTTGCACCTTGGGAGAATACTACAGAGGTACGTGTCTGAACCCGGTGTGTCCATTTGGATTGGTATGGCGTGGTAAAAAATGTCAAGAGCCTGGATATCTGACAACAGTGATTGAAATCGATAATGATTTCGTTAATGAAGTGAATGAGAAACCAATTGCCCTAGCACTGAACCAGAAAAATCAGGTTATATATCACACATCAACGACAACAACTACTCACAAGCCGTCCACTACTCGATTTATGCATCTAAACAAAACGACCATCAGGCCATCATTCATAACAAAATCGACCACAGCCAGCGATGTCTGCTGTAAAGTGTTTACCCCACGAATTTGCAAATTATATGAAGGGAAGTGGCTGTGCTTTAATCGAAAATATCAACGTTGTGATAGACGCATTTGTTCATCACCAGTTATATATCTGAAAGCTCCTGAAATTAAGCACGAACCTCCAATACTTGTAATGTCCCCCAATCCTCAACTGACCAGCTGTGAAACCGATGATTGTCGCAATAATTCAA ATGTTGACTGTTCTGGATGTCCAACTCTTCGTTCTGAAAATTGTTCTCCATATTGTTACAGGTCCATTTGTTCAAATGCCACATGTACTTTTATGGATTTGAATGAATATTGCAGTTATTATCCCGGACAAAACGGATGTTTACCAAATGACGGCTGTCTATGGAATTGGTGCAAagcaaatacatataaaataaaacaagccaAATGA
- the LOC135948996 gene encoding uncharacterized protein LOC135948996, whose product MKHIGKECHLIYCPRGSQMVNDRCVVIECPEGTVWTGHRSSVPEPIVHNLTFYNAVMTQFNQTKPDIILNKTNNTAVNAPLTVHDENNYSKDCNNDYDDCDDEISTTTPPTNLECCVVMTPRICKYHNNRWRCYSRRSSRCGEFCVAPIIYLKTSRIQ is encoded by the coding sequence ATGAAGCACATTGGTAAGGAATGCCATTTGATATATTGTCCTCGTGGATCTCAAATGGTGAATGATCGCTGTGTCGTTATTGAATGCCCCGAAGGTACAGTTTGGACCGGACATAGAAGTTCAGTACCCGAACCAATTGTACATAATCTAACATTTTACAATGCCGTTATGACACAATTTAATCAAACAAAACCCGACATTATACTGAATAAAACGAACAACACCGCTGTTAATGCACCTTTGACTGTACACGATGAGAACAACTACAGCAAAGACTGCAACAATGATTATGACGATTGTGATGATGAAATTTCAACGACAACACCACCTACGAATTTGGAATGCTGTGTAGTCATGACGCCACGCATATGCAAGTATCATAATAATCGTTGGCGATGTTACAGTCGTCGCTCTAGTAGATGTGGCGAATTTTGTGTTGCACCCATAATTTACCTCAAAACATCCCGTATACAATAA